A genomic region of Vicia villosa cultivar HV-30 ecotype Madison, WI unplaced genomic scaffold, Vvil1.0 ctg.001374F_1_1, whole genome shotgun sequence contains the following coding sequences:
- the LOC131634860 gene encoding DEAD-box ATP-dependent RNA helicase 22-like, with translation MVMKILQRIRRVFSGEIVGNRYSSRTGSHRLKQRWIEVSIDTQVKELIKAVNHGLEHEDFDSDGGIRRTMVFANTVEAAETVAKILNFTGLECLRYHKNCTLEERAHTLVDFHEKFDVLVCTDATAHGVDIPNVLHVIQLVEEHHRFEEHHHSSICCRPPIIPLLCFGGESAANNCQILQSRVNRLQLDKYHIDPDK, from the exons ATGGTGATGAAGATCTTGCAGAGAATAAGGAGAGTTTTCTCG GGTGAGATTGTTGGAAACCGATATAGCAGCAGGACGGGGAGTCATAGAT TGAAGCAAAGATGGATAGAAGTGAGCATTGATACACAGGTGAAAGAACTCATAAAGGCTGTGAATCACGGTTTAGAACATGAAGATTTTGATAGTGACGGTGGCATTCGTAGAACAATGGTGTTTGCCAACACTGTTGAAGCTGCTGAAACTGTGGCAAAGATATTGAACTTTACTGGGCTTGAGTGTTTACGTTATCATAAGAATTGCACATTGGAAGAGCGAGCACATACATTAGTTGATTTCCATGAGAAATTTGATGTTCTTGTATGTACTGATGCAACTGCTCATGGTGTGGATATTCCAAACGTCTTGCATGTTATTCAG TTAGTCGAAGAACATCACCGATTCGAAGAACATCACCACAGCAGCATCTGCTGTCGGCCACCAATAATCCCTCTTCTTTGTTTTG GTGGTGAATCGGCAGCCAATAATTGCCAAATACTTCAATCAAGAGTTAATAGATTGCAATTGGATAAATATCATATTGATCCGGATAAGTGA